From a single Labrenzia sp. PHM005 genomic region:
- a CDS encoding LysE family translocator — translation MDIATLTAFALFIIVMTGTPGPGNLTFLAIGAAAGYRSAFPVIVASQIGSLPLKLSVAYGLGHVMASGGPIVLAFKVLSMAYMTYLAWRIVSLSVKPKGEVSLPSFWEGLLIHPLSPKTWAMNMVAFTTFLAGNGLSVHENAIILTTGFVLGGLVFHSLWALAGVSILAIVGEGRLMRAITVLMAFTMLAATIWALML, via the coding sequence ATGGATATCGCCACCTTAACGGCCTTCGCCCTGTTTATCATCGTTATGACCGGCACGCCCGGCCCCGGAAACCTGACCTTCCTGGCCATTGGTGCCGCGGCTGGCTACCGTTCTGCATTCCCGGTTATTGTCGCATCACAAATCGGTTCGCTACCGCTAAAACTGAGTGTTGCGTATGGCCTTGGTCATGTGATGGCCAGTGGCGGGCCGATTGTATTGGCCTTCAAAGTCCTCAGCATGGCCTATATGACCTACCTTGCCTGGCGGATTGTGTCGTTGAGCGTAAAACCCAAAGGAGAAGTCTCTTTGCCCAGTTTCTGGGAGGGCCTTTTGATCCACCCGCTCAGTCCGAAGACTTGGGCCATGAACATGGTTGCCTTCACAACCTTTCTTGCTGGCAATGGTCTCAGCGTTCATGAAAATGCGATCATTCTGACCACCGGATTTGTACTCGGCGGGCTCGTGTTTCACTCTCTTTGGGCCCTGGCTGGGGTATCCATTCTGGCGATCGTCGGCGAAGGCCGTTTGATGCGGGCGATCACTGTGTTGATGGCCTTTACAATGCTCGCGGCGACCATTTGGGCGTTGATGCTGTAG